From the Daucus carota subsp. sativus chromosome 8, DH1 v3.0, whole genome shotgun sequence genome, one window contains:
- the LOC108197791 gene encoding probable magnesium transporter NIPA1 isoform X1, translated as MGFSADNVRGLVLALSSSAFIGTSFIIKKKGLMRAGASGVGAGSGGYSYLKEPMWWAGMITKVIAGEVANFVAYAYAPAVLVTPLGALSIIVSEILAHFVLKERLNMFGVIGIVLCVIGSVGVVVHAPQERTINSVKQLWHLALQPGFIIYFCIVVVAVVILIFQVAPRYGKESLLVYIAVCSLAGSLTVMGVKAVGIALKLSFGGKNQFKYYQTWMFLLLVIGCVLVQLNYLNKALDTFNINVVSPVYYVGFTCLTIVASMIMLKDWDHATSSQIIGAITGFITILCGTFLLHRIKDMAKTPLLGTPCRSPEATTGSARGSRTTDVNTSDSGSFRTPDVNNDYVVSVRAPEIHTDKTEDVRTSESNSTNARVSISSKEDV; from the exons ATGGGATTCTCTGCTGATAATGTTCGCGGGCTTGTGTTAGCTTTGTCTTCCAGTGCCTTCATTGGAACCAGTTTTATTATCAAGAAGAAGGGTCTTATGAGAGCCGGTGCTTCTGGAGTTGGGGCAG GTTCAGGAGGCTACTCTTATCTGAAAGAGCCAATGTGGTGGGCGGGAATGATAACAA AAGTGATTGCCGGGGAAGTAGCTAATTTTGTAGCCTATGCATATGCACCAGCAGTTCTTGTGACTCCTTTGGGAGCTCTAAGTATCATTGTCAG TGAAATTCTAGCCCATTTCGTGCTGAAGGAAAGACTGAACATGTTTGGTGTGATTGGCATTGTTTTATGTGTAATCGGCTCTGTTGGCGTTGTTGTACATGCTCCACAGGAGAGAACTATAAACAGTGTCAAGCAATTGTGGCATCTAGCATTGCAGCCAG GTTTCATAATCTACTTCTGCATTGTAGTAGTCGCTGTTGTCATCCTTATTTTCCAGGTGGCACCCCGTTATGGGAAAGAAAGTTTACTTGTCTACATTGCAGTCTGCTCACTAGCAGGCTCCCTGACG GTTATGGGCGTAAAAGCAGTAGGGATTGCTTTGAAGCTGTCCTTTGGAGGGAAAAATCAATTCAAATACTACCAAACTTGGATGTTTCTTCTGCTCGTGATAGGTTGTGTTCTTGTGCAGCTGAACTATTTGAACAAG GCACTTGACACTTTCAATATCAACGTAGTTTCTCCGGTCTATTATGTTGGATTTACATGCCTCACCATTGTAGCGAGCATGATAATGTTAAAG GATTGGGATCATGCAACTTCATCACAAATCATTGGTGCAATTACCGGTTTTATCACTATTCTCTGTGGAACTTTCCTTCTGCACAGGATCAAAGATATGGCAAAAACTCCGCTCCTAGGGACCCCCTGCAGAAGTCCAGAAGCGACTACTGGTAGCGCTAGGGGTTCCAGAACAACAGATGTGAATACTAGTGATAGTGGGAGTTTCAGAACACCAGATGTAAATAATGATT
- the LOC108197791 gene encoding probable magnesium transporter NIPA1 isoform X2, with amino-acid sequence MGFSADNVRGLVLALSSSAFIGTSFIIKKKGLMRAGASGVGAGSGGYSYLKEPMWWAGMITMIAGEVANFVAYAYAPAVLVTPLGALSIIVSEILAHFVLKERLNMFGVIGIVLCVIGSVGVVVHAPQERTINSVKQLWHLALQPGFIIYFCIVVVAVVILIFQVAPRYGKESLLVYIAVCSLAGSLTVMGVKAVGIALKLSFGGKNQFKYYQTWMFLLLVIGCVLVQLNYLNKALDTFNINVVSPVYYVGFTCLTIVASMIMLKDWDHATSSQIIGAITGFITILCGTFLLHRIKDMAKTPLLGTPCRSPEATTGSARGSRTTDVNTSDSGSFRTPDVNNDYVVSVRAPEIHTDKTEDVRTSESNSTNARVSISSKEDV; translated from the exons ATGGGATTCTCTGCTGATAATGTTCGCGGGCTTGTGTTAGCTTTGTCTTCCAGTGCCTTCATTGGAACCAGTTTTATTATCAAGAAGAAGGGTCTTATGAGAGCCGGTGCTTCTGGAGTTGGGGCAG GTTCAGGAGGCTACTCTTATCTGAAAGAGCCAATGTGGTGGGCGGGAATGATAACAA TGATTGCCGGGGAAGTAGCTAATTTTGTAGCCTATGCATATGCACCAGCAGTTCTTGTGACTCCTTTGGGAGCTCTAAGTATCATTGTCAG TGAAATTCTAGCCCATTTCGTGCTGAAGGAAAGACTGAACATGTTTGGTGTGATTGGCATTGTTTTATGTGTAATCGGCTCTGTTGGCGTTGTTGTACATGCTCCACAGGAGAGAACTATAAACAGTGTCAAGCAATTGTGGCATCTAGCATTGCAGCCAG GTTTCATAATCTACTTCTGCATTGTAGTAGTCGCTGTTGTCATCCTTATTTTCCAGGTGGCACCCCGTTATGGGAAAGAAAGTTTACTTGTCTACATTGCAGTCTGCTCACTAGCAGGCTCCCTGACG GTTATGGGCGTAAAAGCAGTAGGGATTGCTTTGAAGCTGTCCTTTGGAGGGAAAAATCAATTCAAATACTACCAAACTTGGATGTTTCTTCTGCTCGTGATAGGTTGTGTTCTTGTGCAGCTGAACTATTTGAACAAG GCACTTGACACTTTCAATATCAACGTAGTTTCTCCGGTCTATTATGTTGGATTTACATGCCTCACCATTGTAGCGAGCATGATAATGTTAAAG GATTGGGATCATGCAACTTCATCACAAATCATTGGTGCAATTACCGGTTTTATCACTATTCTCTGTGGAACTTTCCTTCTGCACAGGATCAAAGATATGGCAAAAACTCCGCTCCTAGGGACCCCCTGCAGAAGTCCAGAAGCGACTACTGGTAGCGCTAGGGGTTCCAGAACAACAGATGTGAATACTAGTGATAGTGGGAGTTTCAGAACACCAGATGTAAATAATGATT